The window GCCGCGCCCCTCCCCAGGTCATTGTCGCGCCTTTACGCCCCGGCAGGCGTCGGGTCTCCGAACGGCCCCTTGCGCTTGCGCGTCTTGGGGATCGAAGAACCCGCCGTCGGGATCGCCGAAGGCTTGATCGTCGTGCCATCCTCGCGCGTGATCTCGCCCTTGTCGAGCAGCGTCTTGATCTCCTCGCCGCTCAGCGTTTCATATTCCAGCATCGCGTTGGCGAGCAGATGCAGCTGGTCCTCATGACCCTTCAGGATATCCTGCGCCCGAGCATAGCCCTGCTCCACCAGCCCGCGAATTTCCTTGTCGATCAGCTTCGCCGTCTCGTCCGACATATGGACGCGCTGGCTCTGCGAATAACCGAGGAAGGTTTCGCCCTGCTGTTCTTCATATTGCAGCGGACCCAGCTTGTCCGACATGCCCCATTGCGTGACCATGTCACGGGCCAGCTTGGTGGCGTACTGGATGTCGCCCGACGCGCCCGATGACACCTTGTCATAGCCAAAGACAATCTCCTCGGCCACGCGTCCGCCCATGGCGACGGCCATGTTCGCGTGCATCTTGTCGCGGTGATAGCTGTAGCTGTCCCGCTCCGGCAGGCGCATGACCATGCCCAGCGCACGACCGCGGGGAATGATCGTCGCCTTGTGGATCGGGTCGGACGCCGGTTCATGAACAGCGACGATGGCATGGCCCGCCTCATGATAGGCAGTCATCTTCTTCTCATCGTCGGTCATGACCATCGAGCGGCGCTCGCTGCCCATCATGACCTTGTCCTTGGCCGCTTCAAACTCGTCCATGGCGACCAGGCGCTTGCCACGCCGCGCCGCCATCAGCGCCGCTTCGTTGACCAGGTTGGCGAGGTCAGCGCCCGAGAAGCCCGGCGTACCGCGCGCGATGGTGCGCGGGTTGACGTCCGGCGCCAGCGGCACCTTCTTCATATGGACGGCCAGGATTTTCTCGCGGCCCTCGATGTCGGGGCGGGGCACCACGACCTGACGGTCGAAGCGGCCCGGACGCAGCAGCGCGGGGTCAAGCACGTCAGGGCGGTTGGTCGCCGCGACGATGATGATGCCCTCATTCGCCTCGAAACCGTCCATCTCGACCAGCAGCTGATTCAGCGTCTGCTCGCGCTCGTCATTGCCATTGCCCAGGCCCGCGCCACGATGGCGGCCGACAGCGTCGATTTCGTCGATGAAGACGATGCAGGGTGCGTTCTTCTTGGCCTGCTCGAACATGTCGCGCACGCGGCTCGCGCCCACGCCCACGAACATTTCAACGAAGTCCGAACCCGAAATGGTGAAGAAAGGCACGCCCGCTTCACCCGCAATCGCACGAGCCAGCAACGTCTTGCCGGTGCCGGGCGAGCCGACCAGCAGCGCGCCTTTGGGAATCTTGCCGCCGAGACGCGCGAACTTGGTTGGGTCTTTCAGGAACTCGACGATTTCCTGCAATTCCTCGCGCGCTTCGTCGATGCCGGCGACGTCATCGAATGTCACCTTGCCATGCTTTTCGGTCAGCAGCTTGGCCTTGGACTTGCCAAAGCCCATCGCGCCGCCCGCGCCGCCGCCCTTCTGCATCTGACGCAGCACGAAGAAAGCGATGCCCAGAATCAGCAGGAACGGCAGCGACTGGTAGATCAGGATCATCCAGAAGCTGGGCTGTTCCTCGGTCTGGCCGGAATATTTGACGTTAAAATCGTCCAGCAGCCCGGTCAGGCCCGGATCATTGACGGGCACGGTGTTGAACCGCTGCCCGCTCGATAGCGTGCCGGTGATCTTGTCAGGAGCGATGGCGACGTCCTTGACCTGCCCTTCCTGCACCTTGGACCGGAATTCGGAATAGGCGATGCCGCTGCCCGCCTGCGAAGCGGTGCGGCTGTCGAACATGGAGACGAAGAGAAGCAGCGCGACAATCACGCCCGCCCAAATCATCGCACTCTTGATCCAGGGGTTACCCTGCGGGTCCTTCTCGTCGTTCATCATCACTCTCTTTCACCTGGCAAGATAGGATGCTCCGGCGAAATCGCAAGCTGGGCGATCAAACCCCAGGGGGATCATCCGCCGACGAATTGCGACAGGGCGATATAGGCCAGGATCACCGCGACACCCGCCGACACACCACACAGCAGATAACCGGCGGAAAGCAGCATCGGCGGATGCGGCTGGGCCAATTTGCGGTTACGTTGCGCTGCCGAAAGGATCACGCTGGTCAGCACGCCATAGGTCAGCGCCGCAAATTCGAACATAACTCACTTTCCATGCTTGGAGGGCAGGCTCAATAAGCATGCACGCTATTAAGGAAAGGTCATTGCGCTGCAACATTTCGACGGAGCGAGGCTATCGCGCGTCAGCCCGTGGAACCTTTCCGTAACGACCTTCCAGAGCGGCCGCGGCAGTCAGCGATGGCCGTCCTCAGCGCCGAGCGGGAGCGAGACTCACCACCCATTCTTCGCCGCCCTCCAGCAGCGCGGACCCGATGCTGGCCTTTCTGCCCTGCGCCGCCAAACCAATTGCGCGATCCAGCGTGTCGCCGCGCGGCGAAGCACCCGGGTCGA of the Sphingobium herbicidovorans genome contains:
- the ftsH gene encoding ATP-dependent zinc metalloprotease FtsH, producing the protein MNDEKDPQGNPWIKSAMIWAGVIVALLLFVSMFDSRTASQAGSGIAYSEFRSKVQEGQVKDVAIAPDKITGTLSSGQRFNTVPVNDPGLTGLLDDFNVKYSGQTEEQPSFWMILIYQSLPFLLILGIAFFVLRQMQKGGGAGGAMGFGKSKAKLLTEKHGKVTFDDVAGIDEAREELQEIVEFLKDPTKFARLGGKIPKGALLVGSPGTGKTLLARAIAGEAGVPFFTISGSDFVEMFVGVGASRVRDMFEQAKKNAPCIVFIDEIDAVGRHRGAGLGNGNDEREQTLNQLLVEMDGFEANEGIIIVAATNRPDVLDPALLRPGRFDRQVVVPRPDIEGREKILAVHMKKVPLAPDVNPRTIARGTPGFSGADLANLVNEAALMAARRGKRLVAMDEFEAAKDKVMMGSERRSMVMTDDEKKMTAYHEAGHAIVAVHEPASDPIHKATIIPRGRALGMVMRLPERDSYSYHRDKMHANMAVAMGGRVAEEIVFGYDKVSSGASGDIQYATKLARDMVTQWGMSDKLGPLQYEEQQGETFLGYSQSQRVHMSDETAKLIDKEIRGLVEQGYARAQDILKGHEDQLHLLANAMLEYETLSGEEIKTLLDKGEITREDGTTIKPSAIPTAGSSIPKTRKRKGPFGDPTPAGA